Proteins from one Chitinophaga oryzae genomic window:
- a CDS encoding VOC family protein, translated as MKQTIVILFFAIMGLSTSMQAQSKKYPSLNHIAIYVVSLERATAFYRDVIGLEVMDEPFKDGRHSWFKVGDHSQLHIISGAAKAEVHPKDAHLCFSVPSMKAFISVLEQHHVTYEDWPGKPNTINKRVDGVQQIYFRDPDGYWIEINDDKY; from the coding sequence ATGAAACAGACGATAGTTATTCTTTTCTTTGCCATCATGGGACTTTCCACGAGCATGCAAGCACAATCTAAAAAATACCCTTCGCTGAACCATATCGCGATTTATGTAGTCAGCCTGGAGCGCGCCACCGCTTTCTACCGGGATGTTATTGGCCTTGAAGTGATGGACGAACCGTTTAAAGACGGCCGCCACAGCTGGTTTAAAGTAGGAGACCACAGTCAGCTGCATATTATTTCCGGGGCCGCCAAAGCCGAAGTACATCCCAAAGACGCCCATCTTTGCTTCAGCGTTCCTTCCATGAAAGCATTTATCTCCGTACTGGAGCAACATCACGTCACCTACGAAGACTGGCCGGGGAAACCCAATACCATCAATAAAAGGGTGGATGGCGTACAGCAGATCTATTTCCGGGACCCGGACGGCTATTGGATTGAAATCAACGACGACAAATACTAA
- a CDS encoding DUF5710 domain-containing protein, with amino-acid sequence MSLLLNVPAAEETEAKSKGALWDANLQTWYLPDINYDHIMEVDKWITDRDTAIILSDEVIIAHARHTCPHCQQSTPVIAIGSDFFYEKDMNERDELVWFELDFFTLFQQTSVISAHLFNFFRDNYPHYKQGPARSADGYYWCNHCEHCGKDIDDTLLFADPGDVFNPDNAAAAASITLRTFPFKYAPHIDADYNINDNVRLINEFAGRT; translated from the coding sequence ATGTCATTACTACTGAATGTTCCTGCTGCGGAAGAAACCGAAGCCAAGTCAAAAGGGGCTTTGTGGGACGCCAACCTGCAAACCTGGTACCTGCCGGATATCAATTATGATCATATCATGGAGGTAGATAAATGGATCACCGACCGGGATACCGCCATTATCCTGTCGGACGAAGTGATTATCGCCCATGCGCGCCATACCTGCCCGCATTGTCAGCAGTCCACACCGGTGATCGCCATTGGCAGCGATTTCTTCTACGAAAAAGACATGAACGAACGGGATGAACTGGTCTGGTTTGAACTGGATTTTTTCACCCTGTTTCAGCAAACCTCCGTTATCTCCGCGCACCTGTTCAATTTTTTCCGGGACAATTACCCACATTACAAGCAGGGCCCCGCCAGGAGCGCAGACGGCTACTATTGGTGCAACCACTGCGAACATTGCGGAAAGGATATTGACGATACCCTTCTTTTTGCCGACCCGGGTGACGTGTTTAACCCGGACAACGCAGCCGCAGCCGCTTCCATCACCCTGCGGACTTTTCCGTTTAAATACGCCCCACACATAGACGCAGATTATAATATAAATGATAATGTGCGGCTGATCAACGAATTTGCCGGCAGAACTTAG
- a CDS encoding helix-turn-helix domain-containing protein yields the protein MNLSQADLAHLLGMSVGFIGKVESAQYPSHYNIKHLNQLAGILECSPQDFLPKKPLPDK from the coding sequence ATGAACTTATCTCAAGCAGATCTCGCGCATTTACTGGGAATGTCTGTAGGGTTCATCGGAAAAGTAGAAAGCGCTCAATATCCTTCTCATTATAATATCAAACACCTCAATCAACTGGCCGGCATCCTGGAATGCAGCCCACAGGATTTCCTGCCTAAAAAACCGTTGCCGGACAAATAA
- a CDS encoding M48 family metallopeptidase — MFVFTRCSIVCAISLALASTASAQFKLNSKTIGAGVKAAKAVTLSDDEVIKYTKEYIQWMDEHNPVAPADDPLAQRLAKLTANAANYEGMNLNFKVYLVRDINAFACADGSVRVCAGLMKVMTDDEVMGVIGHEIGHVKNKDSKDAFKTALMTSALKDGVSSQGGAAGALSDSQLGDLGEAVANSAYSRGQESQADNYGYEFLKANKLNPWGMSTAFEKLWKAAQEANNGEKKKKGAQLFSSHPDTEKRMVTMAEKATKDGYKKP, encoded by the coding sequence ATGTTTGTTTTTACTCGCTGTAGCATTGTTTGTGCTATCTCCCTTGCATTGGCATCTACTGCCAGCGCCCAGTTCAAGCTCAATTCCAAAACTATCGGCGCAGGTGTGAAAGCCGCAAAAGCCGTAACGCTGAGCGATGATGAAGTCATCAAATATACCAAAGAGTATATCCAGTGGATGGACGAGCACAATCCTGTAGCCCCCGCGGATGACCCGCTGGCACAGCGGCTGGCTAAATTGACGGCCAATGCCGCCAATTATGAAGGGATGAACCTGAACTTCAAGGTGTACCTCGTGAGGGATATCAATGCCTTCGCCTGTGCGGATGGCAGCGTGCGCGTATGCGCCGGCCTGATGAAGGTAATGACGGACGATGAAGTAATGGGCGTTATCGGTCACGAGATCGGTCACGTAAAAAATAAAGATTCCAAAGACGCTTTTAAAACCGCGTTAATGACCTCCGCACTGAAAGACGGTGTGTCTTCCCAGGGCGGCGCTGCCGGCGCGCTGAGCGACTCTCAGCTGGGCGATCTGGGGGAAGCGGTGGCTAACTCTGCTTACTCCCGTGGCCAGGAAAGCCAGGCGGACAATTACGGTTACGAATTCCTGAAAGCAAATAAACTGAACCCCTGGGGAATGTCCACCGCTTTTGAAAAGCTGTGGAAAGCAGCTCAGGAAGCCAATAACGGTGAAAAAAAGAAGAAAGGCGCCCAGCTGTTCTCTTCTCACCCTGACACCGAAAAAAGAATGGTGACCATGGCGGAGAAAGCCACGAAAGACGGTTACAAAAAACCGTAA
- a CDS encoding endonuclease/exonuclease/phosphatase family protein has translation MIKWTLPLLLLLCLQGQAATTLKVLQFNIWQEGTVVPGGFEAIADEIIHTGADIITFSEVRNYKQTRFCDRIREALAKRGRTFYSEYSYDSGILSAYPITQFETISPEKDDHGSVYKAVVRVDGTNVAVYTAHLDYLHAANYLPRGYHSSSWKKLPAPVTNADSILADNRASQRDEEIALFMADARRETAKGSIVILGGDFNEPSHRDWTAATKDLFDHHGAIVSWNVTMALEKEGFTDAYRRLYPNPVTHPGFTFPAGNTAVPVSKLAWSPDADDRDRIDFVFFRPDKRLRLKGATIVGPRASVVYGAIRDEHTKDKFMAPKGVWPTDHKALLVTFDLK, from the coding sequence ATGATAAAATGGACCTTACCATTGCTGCTCCTGCTATGCTTGCAGGGACAGGCGGCCACCACGCTAAAAGTATTGCAGTTCAACATCTGGCAGGAAGGTACCGTCGTACCGGGCGGATTTGAGGCTATCGCCGACGAAATCATCCACACGGGCGCAGATATCATCACTTTCAGCGAAGTCCGCAACTATAAACAGACCCGCTTCTGCGACCGCATCCGGGAAGCGCTGGCCAAAAGAGGCCGCACCTTCTATAGCGAATACAGCTACGACTCGGGCATCCTTTCAGCCTACCCGATAACACAATTTGAAACTATCAGCCCGGAAAAAGATGATCACGGCTCCGTTTATAAAGCCGTTGTACGCGTGGATGGCACTAACGTGGCCGTTTACACGGCACACCTGGACTATCTGCATGCCGCCAACTACCTGCCCCGCGGGTATCATAGCAGCAGCTGGAAGAAACTGCCGGCGCCGGTCACCAATGCAGACAGTATACTGGCAGATAACCGCGCTTCCCAACGGGATGAGGAAATAGCACTGTTTATGGCTGACGCCCGCCGCGAAACGGCCAAAGGCAGCATCGTAATACTGGGCGGCGATTTTAACGAACCTTCCCACCGGGACTGGACCGCAGCCACCAAAGACCTGTTTGATCACCACGGCGCCATCGTCTCCTGGAACGTGACCATGGCATTGGAGAAAGAAGGCTTTACGGACGCCTACCGCCGGTTATACCCCAACCCGGTCACTCATCCCGGCTTTACCTTCCCGGCAGGCAATACGGCCGTTCCCGTTAGTAAGCTGGCATGGTCGCCCGATGCGGACGACAGGGACCGTATCGATTTTGTTTTCTTCCGTCCGGATAAAAGATTGCGCCTGAAAGGCGCCACTATTGTAGGACCCCGTGCTTCCGTGGTATACGGCGCTATCCGCGATGAGCACACGAAAGACAAGTTTATGGCCCCCAAAGGCGTATGGCCCACCGACCATAAAGCCCTGCTGGTTACCTTCGATCTGAAGTAA
- a CDS encoding leucine-rich repeat domain-containing protein: MDYFETHVMKNAQATGYVDLQRKRLSTLPRGYEAAAKLPYVHVDLSGNRELQHDTVINQLAAVPHMQALSMAFTGMEELPAGIIRLSGLQCLDLSHNKLKTLPSFIAGLQQLKVLKLNNNKLSGLPHLPQPLPLLEELHLGGNTLAALADSDLSMFPALKKLYLDGGQFTRLPASVTRLSQLEILVLDNNGFLKITDACRLLAGCGALRRLSMQNCDVSVSPDGLTALQQITALDLRKNMLRSIPHMPRLTSIECDWPLPAPFYFNMIKDRPDISSLQLFKILPYEEDGVRTLPANTGELQYLDSITFTDLQRIPATVNKLAQLTSLSFINGEYAALPDLSGLQAIAHVLVSGTRFAAFPEFIYQLPALKTLTIERCTVRPDYARIARLPALEKITTDDVTDTDLQHFLQPVHGRSIDVVITAAQLPDAYYDLPCVQVFDLNQYEAIDVHHALSMLHRLPNLHTLIFNKVRPLPAADCIRWLQQLPRLKEVTLYPDEQTVPASLAGLPHLEHIRLFWNEHYWGIPHLPPAVANTRPGQLVLENKPSMKAYRHAFEVLQNRQITGMATRELAFCLLARRYDELKQRVPWPFTPEGQLPGAQVYIAGEPTLCTRKALKAVLQQRGAAIVGEIAAATHVFVGQHISATAVVQLSGHPVQLVLEDHLKAQTWKEEAPFLMEEGGQELVSQVTRLLKTDGKLPLALQVISGGGANRVLISYLAALHLFHRNDTIASEAKGLLRKFASAALQHHIDVTWSDTFRYKREDEFSALYLHPELDMFAFLLACFRARGVDGRTNLWLKHIPDTAVTDSIRDMLPVNMLSIESPGNAAITKLLEKLPLMQLQNLVIEAPITALPSEVWQMPALQNITLRLKGSPGFTIPPLGPNQVAFPRLSLEGAPLLHPERVSAWDKLTSCILRDCSLQHADFLAGMCQLELLDISNNNLAALPAGMRAFDRLSSLAIEGNNISEKDVDALLLPLLDVLNNMRYSKKY; encoded by the coding sequence ATGGATTACTTTGAGACCCATGTCATGAAAAACGCGCAGGCAACAGGATACGTGGACCTGCAACGGAAAAGACTGAGTACCCTGCCCCGCGGCTATGAAGCCGCCGCGAAACTGCCTTATGTGCATGTTGACCTAAGCGGCAACCGGGAACTGCAACATGACACCGTCATCAACCAGTTGGCGGCTGTGCCCCATATGCAGGCCCTGAGCATGGCATTCACCGGCATGGAAGAACTGCCCGCCGGCATCATCCGGTTGTCCGGCCTGCAATGCCTCGATCTTTCCCATAATAAACTGAAGACGCTACCGTCGTTTATCGCCGGTCTACAGCAGCTGAAGGTTTTAAAACTGAATAATAACAAGTTGTCCGGTCTGCCACATTTACCACAGCCATTGCCGTTACTGGAAGAGTTGCATCTTGGCGGAAATACACTGGCAGCGCTGGCGGACAGCGACCTGTCGATGTTCCCGGCGCTGAAGAAACTGTATCTCGACGGAGGGCAGTTCACCCGGCTGCCGGCATCCGTCACCCGCCTTTCTCAACTGGAAATACTGGTACTCGACAACAACGGCTTTCTGAAAATAACGGACGCCTGCCGCCTGCTGGCCGGCTGTGGCGCGTTGAGACGCTTGTCGATGCAAAACTGCGACGTTTCCGTTTCGCCGGACGGCCTCACCGCCCTACAGCAAATCACCGCCCTGGACCTGAGAAAAAATATGCTCCGGTCTATCCCCCATATGCCCCGTCTCACCTCCATTGAGTGCGACTGGCCACTGCCGGCACCCTTCTATTTCAACATGATAAAAGACCGGCCCGATATCTCATCGCTCCAGCTCTTTAAAATACTACCTTACGAAGAAGACGGTGTCCGTACCTTGCCGGCTAATACAGGAGAACTTCAGTACCTGGACAGCATCACATTCACCGACCTGCAACGTATACCCGCGACGGTGAACAAGCTCGCGCAACTGACTTCGCTGTCTTTTATCAACGGTGAATATGCGGCACTGCCCGACCTCTCCGGATTACAGGCCATAGCGCATGTCCTGGTATCCGGTACGCGCTTTGCCGCCTTCCCGGAATTTATTTACCAGCTGCCAGCCCTTAAAACGCTGACGATAGAACGTTGTACCGTGCGCCCGGATTATGCCCGCATCGCCCGCCTGCCGGCCCTGGAAAAAATTACGACGGATGATGTCACCGACACGGACCTGCAACATTTTCTGCAGCCTGTACACGGACGGTCCATCGATGTGGTCATCACCGCAGCTCAGCTGCCGGACGCTTATTATGATCTTCCTTGCGTACAGGTGTTTGATCTCAACCAGTATGAAGCCATCGATGTCCATCATGCCTTGTCCATGTTACATCGCCTGCCCAACCTGCATACGCTCATTTTTAATAAAGTGCGGCCATTGCCGGCAGCGGACTGTATCCGCTGGCTGCAGCAGCTGCCCCGGCTGAAGGAAGTCACCCTCTATCCCGATGAACAAACAGTGCCCGCATCACTGGCCGGCCTGCCGCATCTGGAACATATTCGCCTGTTTTGGAATGAACACTATTGGGGTATACCCCATCTGCCGCCTGCGGTGGCAAACACCCGCCCGGGGCAGCTGGTGCTGGAAAATAAACCATCCATGAAAGCCTATCGGCACGCTTTCGAAGTGCTGCAGAACCGGCAGATAACGGGAATGGCAACACGGGAACTGGCTTTCTGCCTGCTGGCCCGTCGGTATGACGAGCTGAAACAACGGGTGCCCTGGCCTTTTACGCCGGAAGGACAACTGCCGGGAGCGCAGGTGTACATCGCCGGGGAACCAACCCTTTGTACCCGAAAAGCGCTGAAAGCGGTTTTACAGCAGCGTGGCGCCGCGATAGTGGGCGAAATAGCCGCTGCCACCCATGTCTTTGTAGGGCAGCACATCAGTGCCACCGCTGTGGTACAGCTGTCCGGACACCCTGTTCAACTAGTGCTGGAAGATCACCTGAAAGCACAAACGTGGAAAGAGGAAGCGCCTTTCCTGATGGAAGAAGGAGGGCAGGAGCTCGTCAGCCAGGTGACACGGCTGCTGAAAACAGATGGTAAACTGCCGCTGGCGTTACAGGTCATCAGCGGCGGCGGCGCTAACCGGGTACTGATCAGTTACCTGGCGGCATTACACCTTTTTCACCGTAATGATACCATTGCATCGGAAGCTAAGGGCCTGTTGAGAAAATTCGCCTCCGCCGCTTTGCAACATCACATAGACGTTACCTGGAGTGATACCTTCCGTTACAAGCGGGAAGACGAGTTCTCCGCCCTGTACCTGCACCCGGAACTGGACATGTTCGCTTTCCTGCTGGCCTGTTTCCGGGCCAGGGGAGTGGACGGAAGGACCAACCTCTGGCTGAAACATATCCCCGATACCGCTGTTACAGACAGTATCCGGGACATGCTGCCGGTGAATATGTTGTCCATAGAAAGCCCCGGGAATGCGGCGATAACAAAGCTGCTGGAAAAACTGCCCCTGATGCAGCTGCAGAACCTGGTCATTGAAGCGCCGATCACCGCGCTGCCTTCGGAGGTATGGCAGATGCCCGCTTTGCAGAATATTACCCTGCGGCTGAAAGGAAGTCCCGGGTTTACAATTCCACCGCTGGGGCCAAACCAGGTAGCCTTCCCGCGGCTGTCGCTGGAAGGAGCGCCACTGCTGCATCCCGAAAGAGTGTCGGCCTGGGACAAGCTGACATCATGTATCCTCAGGGATTGTAGTCTGCAGCACGCAGATTTCCTCGCCGGCATGTGCCAACTGGAATTGCTGGATATTTCGAATAACAACCTTGCTGCCCTTCCTGCCGGTATGCGCGCATTTGACCGGTTGTCATCCCTTGCCATCGAGGGAAACAACATCAGCGAAAAAGATGTGGACGCCTTGCTGCTGCCACTACTGGATGTCCTGAATAATATGCGCTACAGCAAAAAATATTAA
- a CDS encoding Pr6Pr family membrane protein, with amino-acid sequence MEIKRARIYPAILSLLGWFALIAQYYLMIVSGKLPPGELTIRFFSYFTILTNLLVAVTNTVLWLYPASRFFSRAGTQTALTVYILIVGIIYNAVLRWLWQPQGLQQAVDELLHSVIPVMWLLYWMLFTARRRLEWKQCWPWLAYPLVYFVYTLARGAATGFYPYPFIEVNRIGITQALINAVGIAGIFLLLSLLFIGISRYLTSDRR; translated from the coding sequence ATGGAAATAAAACGGGCCCGCATATATCCTGCTATCCTTTCTCTTCTGGGATGGTTTGCGCTGATAGCGCAGTATTACCTGATGATCGTGAGCGGGAAATTGCCGCCCGGGGAGCTGACGATACGGTTCTTCAGTTATTTCACTATTCTGACCAATCTGCTGGTAGCCGTAACTAATACAGTATTGTGGCTGTATCCTGCGTCCCGCTTCTTTTCGCGGGCAGGTACACAAACGGCGCTGACGGTGTATATTCTGATTGTGGGGATCATCTATAATGCGGTGTTACGGTGGTTGTGGCAACCGCAGGGGTTGCAACAGGCGGTGGATGAACTGTTGCACAGTGTGATCCCGGTGATGTGGTTGCTGTACTGGATGTTATTTACCGCCAGGCGGCGGCTGGAGTGGAAACAGTGCTGGCCGTGGCTGGCGTATCCGTTGGTTTATTTTGTGTATACCCTTGCCAGAGGCGCTGCTACCGGCTTTTATCCCTACCCGTTCATTGAGGTGAACCGGATAGGGATAACGCAGGCGCTGATCAATGCCGTGGGTATTGCCGGCATCTTTCTTTTACTGTCGCTGCTGTTCATCGGTATCAGCAGGTATCTTACTTCAGATCGAAGGTAA
- a CDS encoding DUF4262 domain-containing protein, whose protein sequence is MSDDHCPPLTRENIQENIDRHGCFIVQVPADDYLPAFAYTIGLYQRFQHPEIICFGLSLEVMASLLNDACSQIKTGAAFATNKLYDDFLEDYPVQFLSVDAAYYPYYPAAGCYFYEHASFAVLQLVWPDKQSRFPWEPDFNPDWQRKQPLLDRNADFMFPEEKNLGVFTTKQVLEGKPILYVYHDEEGDWQFHSEDEPSEADVRLVALSSIVGMDPGIVAIHQLSYGQRAWRASATDQWKWE, encoded by the coding sequence ATGTCAGATGACCATTGCCCTCCCCTGACGCGGGAAAACATACAGGAAAACATTGACCGGCACGGCTGCTTCATTGTACAGGTACCCGCAGACGACTACCTGCCGGCATTCGCTTACACGATTGGATTATACCAGCGTTTTCAACATCCTGAAATTATCTGTTTCGGGTTGTCTCTGGAAGTAATGGCAAGCCTGCTGAATGATGCCTGCAGCCAGATAAAAACAGGGGCAGCTTTCGCTACGAATAAGTTGTACGACGACTTTCTGGAAGATTATCCGGTACAATTTCTCTCCGTAGACGCAGCCTATTACCCTTACTATCCGGCAGCCGGTTGTTATTTTTATGAGCATGCCTCCTTCGCCGTTCTACAACTGGTATGGCCGGATAAACAATCCCGCTTTCCGTGGGAGCCGGACTTCAATCCCGATTGGCAGCGTAAACAGCCACTGCTGGACCGGAACGCCGATTTTATGTTTCCGGAAGAAAAAAACCTGGGGGTATTCACCACAAAGCAGGTACTGGAAGGCAAACCAATCTTATATGTTTATCACGATGAGGAAGGCGACTGGCAGTTTCACAGTGAAGACGAGCCTTCAGAGGCTGATGTGCGGCTGGTAGCGCTTTCGTCTATTGTCGGGATGGACCCCGGGATTGTGGCTATTCACCAATTGTCCTATGGACAGCGGGCCTGGCGGGCATCCGCAACAGACCAATGGAAATGGGAATAA
- a CDS encoding leucine-rich repeat domain-containing protein — protein MEHRHMYAEPGIVVLNDIKEAKNCPHPKVRFVLHNKRLKKLPDVQDAAHIPHVQFDLGYNEALDHAAAISTLAALPQLKGLGMTKTKMSELPDSIGLLTGLEALEITGNQLKALPDSLPSLKELRILNLRTNRFTTFPKNIAGLPKLEALSLRFNEIKTLPKEIAAFTSLRVLDLSSNSIAVLPPAIKELSQLKELHMKYNKLTRLPEEMGELQELEVVALNGNKDLDFDQAFRVLANCKKLKRLRLKGCGLRSLPESITLLESLESIDLYDNYFEEIPEVLLQLKQLQEIISSRPLPMPFFINMIKDNPAHTSFSTTSLLPYIVNGKKTLPDSITALQHVRSLSLYGLETLPASLAQMTWVQSLDIRDSTFDSWPDLSGLTALEKLSLSGETFPPLPDGLYRLPNLRKLTLPAHADGMDYARLAQLSRLEELSVSAITDKDIRQLIPAPSLRWLHLPYDTPVLPDAFFELPGVDVFDFDCYNEIDPAAVRPQLKRMPGLKSVRFGSAKEQSFDWYIQYLKELPAIKEATFYADSLQLPEALLELSHLDTLNIRFSSKALYSLVWQEKKPEIPLALGRAKRGQIVLEDRGALRPYRAAFTQMATMDIPDGLRREVAFGLLAHQYDALHALLPYPFDAAGNITGAKVYVAGTPTLSGKKSLAELLQHRGATMTKELKEATHLFLGQNIPVEAIGQLFQQECQYILEDHLKAQEIKDNTPFLMTEENEALTEQITRLLADQHTNNIALILEMMEGGGAGKVLLSYLAAIHLFHKDTAIRKKSRTLFKKYASAALQHHIKTNWKDRFKDRSEDNFRPLYLHPELDICAFVLAAQIAKREQNRGSYRGESLVLRDMPASDISDVLVHFQHVSWLNLDLGDTTDLPRLVDYLRELPLKELYVRITTDEIPASLFTLPVELHVGCRREGGLTVPDLTGKEVRLKKFRMAYVPLKHAERLAACSELTGLVLEFCEITDMTFITAMKNLVTVVLKGNRITEVPAALNQLQELETLRLDYNPFAPGSFDFTQLKKLKDLVLPAA, from the coding sequence ATGGAACACAGACACATGTACGCCGAACCCGGTATTGTAGTACTCAATGACATCAAAGAAGCCAAAAACTGCCCGCATCCTAAAGTGCGCTTCGTCCTGCATAACAAGCGCCTGAAAAAACTGCCTGACGTCCAGGATGCGGCGCATATCCCGCATGTACAGTTCGACCTCGGCTACAACGAGGCGCTGGACCATGCCGCCGCTATCTCCACCCTGGCGGCGTTGCCGCAGCTCAAAGGGCTCGGTATGACCAAAACCAAAATGAGCGAACTGCCGGACAGCATTGGTCTGTTAACGGGACTGGAAGCCCTTGAAATAACAGGCAACCAGCTGAAGGCGCTGCCTGACAGTCTGCCGTCGCTGAAAGAACTGCGTATCCTCAACCTGCGGACTAACCGGTTTACCACCTTTCCTAAAAATATTGCCGGGCTGCCGAAGCTGGAAGCGCTAAGCCTCCGGTTTAATGAAATCAAAACCCTGCCTAAGGAGATCGCCGCTTTCACTTCCCTGCGGGTACTGGATCTTTCTTCCAACAGCATCGCTGTGTTGCCGCCGGCGATCAAAGAACTGTCGCAGTTAAAAGAGCTGCATATGAAGTACAATAAGCTCACCCGGCTGCCGGAGGAGATGGGCGAACTGCAGGAACTGGAAGTGGTGGCGCTCAACGGGAATAAGGACCTGGACTTTGACCAGGCCTTCCGGGTACTGGCGAACTGTAAAAAGCTGAAACGCCTGCGGTTAAAAGGATGTGGGCTTCGCTCCCTGCCGGAATCCATTACGCTGCTGGAAAGCCTGGAATCCATTGATCTGTACGACAACTATTTTGAAGAGATACCGGAAGTACTGTTGCAGTTAAAGCAGCTGCAGGAAATCATTAGTTCCCGCCCGCTACCGATGCCGTTTTTTATCAATATGATAAAGGATAATCCTGCGCATACTTCTTTCAGCACCACTAGCCTGTTGCCCTATATAGTGAACGGCAAAAAGACCCTGCCGGACAGCATCACGGCGCTACAGCATGTACGTTCCCTGTCTCTTTATGGCCTCGAAACTTTACCGGCATCACTGGCACAAATGACCTGGGTACAGTCGCTGGACATACGCGATAGCACTTTCGACAGCTGGCCTGATCTTTCCGGCCTGACAGCGTTGGAGAAATTGTCGCTGTCGGGTGAAACCTTCCCTCCATTACCGGACGGGTTATACCGGTTGCCGAATCTCCGTAAACTTACATTGCCAGCGCACGCGGATGGCATGGATTATGCACGGCTGGCACAGCTTTCCCGGCTGGAGGAACTATCAGTATCGGCTATAACAGACAAGGATATACGTCAGCTGATACCCGCGCCCAGCCTTCGCTGGCTGCATCTGCCATACGATACTCCCGTGCTTCCGGATGCCTTTTTTGAGTTGCCCGGTGTGGATGTATTCGATTTTGATTGCTATAATGAGATAGATCCTGCTGCGGTAAGACCACAGCTGAAACGGATGCCCGGCCTGAAATCCGTTCGTTTCGGCAGCGCAAAAGAGCAGTCATTTGACTGGTACATTCAATACCTGAAAGAGTTGCCGGCAATAAAGGAGGCTACCTTTTATGCAGACTCCCTTCAGTTGCCGGAAGCATTGCTGGAGCTGTCCCATCTGGATACCCTGAATATCCGTTTCAGCAGCAAAGCGCTTTACAGCCTGGTGTGGCAGGAGAAAAAACCGGAGATACCACTGGCCCTTGGCCGCGCCAAAAGAGGACAGATTGTGCTGGAGGACCGCGGAGCGTTGAGGCCCTATCGTGCTGCTTTTACGCAGATGGCCACTATGGATATCCCTGATGGCCTCCGGCGCGAAGTGGCCTTCGGCCTGCTGGCACATCAGTACGACGCTTTACACGCGCTGCTGCCGTATCCATTCGATGCAGCCGGCAATATCACCGGTGCTAAAGTATATGTAGCGGGAACGCCTACACTGAGCGGTAAAAAATCGCTGGCGGAGCTGTTGCAGCACCGGGGCGCTACCATGACCAAAGAGCTGAAAGAGGCCACCCATTTGTTTCTCGGACAGAACATACCGGTAGAGGCGATTGGCCAGCTTTTTCAACAGGAATGCCAATACATTCTGGAAGACCATCTCAAGGCGCAGGAAATTAAAGATAACACCCCTTTCCTGATGACAGAGGAGAATGAGGCGCTAACGGAACAGATTACACGCTTACTGGCAGATCAGCATACCAATAACATAGCACTGATACTGGAAATGATGGAAGGTGGCGGCGCCGGCAAAGTGTTGCTGAGTTATCTCGCGGCTATTCACCTGTTCCACAAAGACACCGCCATCCGGAAAAAATCCAGGACGTTGTTTAAGAAATACGCGTCGGCTGCTTTGCAGCATCATATTAAAACAAACTGGAAAGACCGGTTTAAAGACCGGTCAGAAGACAATTTCCGGCCGCTGTACCTGCATCCGGAATTAGATATATGCGCTTTTGTGTTGGCTGCTCAAATAGCGAAAAGGGAACAAAATCGTGGCTCCTACAGGGGAGAAAGCCTGGTACTGAGAGACATGCCAGCCAGCGATATCTCCGATGTGCTGGTACATTTTCAGCATGTTAGCTGGTTGAATCTTGATCTTGGCGATACAACTGACTTGCCACGTCTGGTTGATTACCTGAGAGAACTCCCGCTGAAAGAATTGTATGTCCGCATTACCACCGATGAAATACCGGCATCCCTCTTCACGCTTCCGGTGGAATTGCATGTCGGCTGCAGGCGTGAGGGCGGACTGACCGTACCTGATCTCACCGGCAAAGAGGTGCGTCTTAAGAAATTCCGGATGGCATATGTGCCACTGAAACATGCAGAAAGGCTTGCAGCATGCAGCGAGTTGACAGGGTTGGTCCTGGAGTTTTGCGAGATTACCGACATGACTTTCATTACTGCGATGAAAAACCTGGTGACCGTAGTGCTGAAAGGCAACCGTATTACGGAGGTGCCTGCGGCTTTAAACCAGCTGCAGGAGCTGGAAACACTGCGGCTGGATTATAATCCGTTTGCCCCTGGCTCGTTCGATTTTACACAGTTGAAAAAACTAAAGGACCTTGTTTTGCCAGCCGCATAA